GCCGAACTACTTTCACGAGGCCGGGCAACTGCTGCTTCAGTTGAACCATTTGCTCCCGGTCGGCGAAATCAAGCCCGCGCCGATTACGACGGCGAGGAACAACCTCTTTGAGAAGCGGCGATCGCTCGCGAGCAGCGTGCGTTACACCAACTCGACGCTGAAAAACAGTCGCGGCAACACCATCGTCGCCGCTGCGGGCGCAGGCGAGGACGGCGACCTCTTCTCCGACAAGGGCATGACGTCGAGCCTCGACCAGTTCGTCGCACACGAAGGCTATTGTGATGCCTCGAACGTCTGGTTTAAGGTCGGCCAGAAGCCGAACGGTGACCCCAAATGGGTCCACGTGCTGCTGTCGGGCAAGGATAACGAGTTTGCGCTGACCAGCCAGTGTTCCATGAAAGAATACGAGTACGTGCTGTCAGAGTTGAGGGCTCACAATAGGTGAGTTGGATAAAGTTGGCCAGGTCTTCCGTTCGCGATCGTCTCGCTGGCCTGCTCAAGAAGGGCGAAGCGCGCGAATACACGCTTCAGCAGCTGTACCTGCTGGTGAAGCCGTCCTCGCCCGAACAGCTGGCCCTTGCGCTCGACGAGTTGGAGCGAAGCGGCGTCATCACGAAAGTCTATCGGGTCGAGTCGCCCCGCTCGCATGGCGGCATCGGTGACTTCAAGTCGATCGGGGCGATACCCAAGACGATTCATGATTGGACCGTCGATGAGGATGTCGACGTCGATCCCTCCCTCATCCGGCCGATCATCAAGACGCCCGCGTGAGTCCTGACGACGGCCTCGCGCAACGAACACGAGACGCGGCACAAGAAATCATGGTGCGCGTCGGCAAGAAGAGAACTCCGTCCGAGCGCTTGCAGGAACTGCAGGAACAGCTGAAGCTCTTGCCCGTGGAGATTCGCAGCGCCGTCGAGATGCTGGTTACGTGGGAGGAGGGGCTGATGAGCGATTTGCACTCGGACAAGACAGTGGCACGCCGAGATCGGGTCGGGCTAAGTGTGAGCGGCGCCATCGGACTTCTCTTATTGTTAGGAATCGCGATTGCGATTCCGGACCCTTCAGACTTTCAGGAGAGGGTCTTCATTATCGTTCTTGGCATTGCCGGCGCTGCGGCAGGCGCCTTCTTGCCAGGAGCGATCAACGTCGAAGGCGGATACCGCCCAACGGTGTGGGTCCGCGCCGGCGGCGCCATCGGCTTCGCCGTCTTCCTGATCCTGGTCTATCGATTCCTGCTTTAGCGTCCGGCGTGCCCTGCGAAATCGCGTCGGTGCGTCACCCTGATGTGACCCCGTGTGGCGCTATTTTCAGGACGCTTCTTTGAACATCCGGTACCCCGCCAACAGCAAATCTTGCGCCTTGCCACAGGGCGAACCGCGCCACGGTGGCAACCCCCGACGCCGATGTGCTCCAGGGTGAACCGCGTCGCCTCTCTGATGCCTTAAGGGAGGATAAACCGGCGCAGGGTCAACGCAGATACTCACCTTCGTCGTCCGGCTCTCCCGTGCGGCCCGGCGGCGGCTGGCGCGACTCCGCGGCAGCGGCCTTCACCGCCTTGACATCCGCGGGGTCGATCCACTGGCGTCCGCGCGAATGCGCCGTCACCGACCGTCCCTCCCTTTTCCACGGGCAACGGAGAATCCGCCAGACCGGCCGGCCGTCATGGACGTGCTTCGGGTGCAGGAACAGCAGGCCCAGACTAAGTTCCCGTGCAATTTCCTTGGTCGCGAATCCTGAAAGGCCGCAGAGCATCACCGTCGTCACATCGGCATCCGTGTCGAAAGGCTTCCGGCACATGACGAAGACGCCGTAGTCCCATCCGTAATCAGTCGTCCCGAAAGGCAAGTCCGCCTTCAGGAAAACGGCCTTCGACTCGCCGAGCGACAGATTGATCTGTTTCCCTTTTCGTTTCGACGGCCGCTCGCCGCCGCCGTCTTCGATAAGGACTTCGATTCCGATCGCGCCATTCGCCCCCGCCGACGCGCAAAACGGGGTCTTCCTGTCGCTGGCTTGCCAATCGTTCCAGACGAACTTGAACGGAGTCCCAAGTCCGCCCTTTGGCTGCTTTGAACTGTCCGCCAGCGCCTCAAGCCCCGCGCGGCAGGCATCGTTGTACTTGGGAGAGCCGATAATGACGCAGTTTCGTGTCTTCATTTTCGCGATGATGTCGCCGCTATCGGGTGCATCCAGATGAATGCCCTCCTTCAAGAGGAACCCCATCGCATCGGTATCCTCCTGGCGTATGCCGTGCGCGTCGCGGGACAGGAAACTGGCAGCAGTCGTGCCGGCGAAGCTCCGCCACACCTCAGCCGTTTCGAGCGTGAGGAAGTCGACGCCATACTGGTCCCCCAAGCTCATCAGGATCTGAAGTTCTTCCCGGCTGGTGCTTCCCCAGCGGTCTTGCCGGAACTTCTCGATATGCCTGCGGTTGACGCCGTAGTCTTCTTCCATCCCCTGGGCGTTCTGCCCAAGCGTCTTGAGAAGCTTCGTCATGTGAGCGACGAGCTGACGACGGGGCTTTCGGTTCTTGTCCATAGACCAGCAACCAATGTCGGTAATCCGATGACCAGCGAATGATAGAGGTAAACACCATTTGTCGATCGTTAATTGACCGCCCGTATACCGCCACCCGCCTCAGGGCAGTCAGTCGCCAACAATCTTTGTTAAGTTGTTGAATCAAAAGGACTTGTTGACATTGTCCCCCGAAGTACAGATGATGTCCGCGTTATGCAATCGAGCTCACGGGGCGGGCACGATTTGCACAGCCCGGCACTGTTTTGAAAGGGAGGAACGATGGGTAGACTTCTCGTTTCGGCTCTGGTCCTGGCGCTGTCTCTCACAGCGTGTGAATCGTCCAACGCGTTTCGCGCGCCGTCACCCAATACCGTGATCGCCGCATGCGCGAACACGGTCCGGCTCGGAGCTCTGCAAGACAAGAGCGCGAGCGCGACGCCGAACGGCGTCTATCAGATGAGGCCCGACGACTTTCGGGCGCCGGCTGAACTGATCGTCCGGTGCGGCGGTGAAATCGGCATCGGCGTTGTGGGTATTCCGTCGGGCGACCCACTTCACCGCTGGGCCGTCGCCGCGCCCGAGCCGTCACCGCGTCCGGCCAAGGCGGACGACACGCCCATCAACGCGGCCATTGACGCCGCCGCGTACGAGGAGCGCCTGGCCGAATGGAACCGGAAGAACGACGAACGCGTCAAGCGCGCCCGGCTTGAGTTCGATGACTTCATGGGAAAGGTGACGCCGCTTCTCTCTCAGAAGGCCGATCACGGAAAGACTCCGCTCTGGCTGGCGCTCGCGCGTGTTGACGCGTTCCTCGCGGAACCCGACAGCAGTTCGACCACTTCGAGCCGCTACCTGGTGCTCAGCAGCGACGGAATCAACACGAGCGGCAAGCCGATCCCGTTGACCAGCGGCGCCACGCTGTTCATTTCAAACGGGTCGCAGGCCGTCGGCTCCCTCGACAAACTCATGTTCACCGTCGTGGAGAGCCCCGTCGGTGCGTTCAGGAAGATCATCGACTTGGAGAACACCAATGCCAACAGAGCCCAATCGTTCTGACCGCATCGATCCCGAATCACGGCGTCAGCAGCAGCTGACGCTCAAGCGCAAGGCCGAAAAGACTCAGGAGGCCGGCGACGGCGCCCGCGGCAACCGACAGATGGAGACGGCCAAGAGGAACGAACGGCACCGGTACGAGGGCGCCAATCAGGAGCTTGCCAACCCCAGCGCGCTCGATTGGGTTGAGGCCGCGCTTGTTGTCGTGGTCGGTGGTGCCGTGTACTTCATCGACCTGTCCATCTTCGCGGCGTCGGCTGACTATTTCAGCAAGCTTGCGTTCCCCGCCTCCGAGGCGGCGCGCAACTTCATGCGCATGCTGGTTCCGGCGCTCGTGCTGGTCGTCGATGTTGGGATCGGCATCGGCTTCTGGCGGGCGCGACGCGCCCTGCTGCGTGACCCGCGGACCCGTCCGATGTACCGCCGCTGGGCCTTCGCGGCGTGCACCTTCGTGTTGCTGATGCCGATTTTCGCGAGCGCCTCCGCGCTCGCGGCGGTCCTGGCGGCGCGCCAGTTGGCAATCCAGCAGCTGCTCACCGCGCAGGGCGTGGCGACAGCGCTTCTGGCGCTGATCGCGCACGGCGGCATCCTGCTCGGCGCGGAGCGAATCGAAAAGGCACTGGCCTTCTTCAGGTACCGCCGCGAGCATGCGCGCCTGACCAACGCCGAGGTCGTGTTTCGGGACGCCGCCGAGTTGAACGAGTCCGATTGCTGGAAGGGTTTCCAGGACTACTATGGCGACCTGGTGGCCTTCAATCAGGAATTCGGCCAGAACCTGAAGCCCGGCCCGTTCGACAAGTTCACGACCGATCTGATCAATCAGCGGATCGGCTGGGAGGTTGTTGAATCTTTCGCGGCCGACTCTGTCCCGGCGTAGAGACCCATGAGCGTCCCTCGAACGCCCGCACCCGATTCGCCCTCGACGTTGGGCGAGCAGCCCGTCGAACCAGCGGGGGCGCCCACAGCGACCCGCTGGCGCGACATCCGCGATGCCGTGGACACCGTGGCCAAACTGGCGGCCGTCTCTGTCGCGGTGCTTGCTGTGTGGCAGTTCCAGCACGCCAAGCACCGCGAATTCCAGCAGCTGACCATCGAGTCGGTCGCGAGGCTGAAAGGCGGAGAAGTGAGCGAGGCTCTCGTGAGGCTGGAGGAGCGCTACGCGGCCAATCAGATCAATTACGAAGGCAGCAGCCTCGATATCGCGAGGGTCATGAACTGGTACGAATACGTGGCGATGTTGTACGTCAGCGACATGGCGATCGACCGCTGTGTCCTTGCCGCCGCCGTCAGGCCGTACGCCGCCCTCATACAGAAAGTCCTGGACGAGACCAACTATCCCCCGGAGCGGCGGACGAACTTCGATTTGTTGTTGAACCGGATGGCTGACGATGCGTGCGAACCCTCGCCCATCTCCCGACCCCGTTGATCAGCGTTGCAAGGAGCATGATCATGAACCGACTGAACAACCGGCGATTTGCGCTCGCATACCTGGCGGTGGCGCTGGTGTCGCTGGACGGCAGGGCTCAAGAGGCGTCCCTCATTCCGCCGTTTCCGACGGCTGTGATCAGCCGCCTCTGGGACGACAAGGGTGACCTGACGGCGACCCACACGCACACCGGGGACGAGCTGGCGATCACGGTCAAAAAGACAAGAGCGGGTCAGGTCGAAGGCGGGTGGGCCGGCGTGTGCGTACAGAACAGCAAGCCGGTCAACCTGCAGAACTTCACGCACGCGACGGCGCAGGTAGAGTCATCGGCCCGGGTAACGATGGACGTCAAGCTCGAGAAGTCGAAGTTCCAGGAGGGAACAATCCTCCTGACCGACCACGGCCCTGTTGGGACGGCCCGGACAACACTCGAATGGAATCTCAAGACAAGCGACGAGGTCACGGGAGGGGGCACCTTGGCCGAGACAAGGCGCATGTGTTTCTACGTACTTGCCGATGGCTTCCCGGCGCGGCAGAACGAGGTGGTTGTCAAAATCAGCCGAATCAGGTTCGACCGGCGCAGCCTCAAGTGACTCTCAGAGGTCGTTTCCAGGCGAGTCCTTCGGAAGGCGAGCCAGATCACCGGTATCGGAGGCGGGCTGCGACTCACCGAACTTACACATCTACTTTCACAGTTTCATGTTGATTGCATAAAACTCTAGCAAAAATACAAAACTAACAGGACTTAAAATCCTGAGACGCGCAAGCGTCGTGTGGGTTCGATCCCCACCCCCGGCACCAACCTTCGCTCCGATGCAGAGCGAAGGTTGCCCTCCATAGCGGCGAAGCCGCGACGGAGGGCGTCCCCATCGACGTGAGCTTCAGTTGGCAAGCCATCCCGACCCATGCCATCCGCGTGTAAGATTCGGTCCGCATGGCCAACCCGATCTCGCGGACCGCGTATTACACGCTGGGCGTGCGCGCGGCTGACGCCGCCGGCGCCAACCCCATGTGCGGCGACACCTTCGCGCAGCGCTTCATGAACGACGACGCGCAGCGCGTCTGGGAAGAGTTCAAGGACTTCACGCCTCCCAACGCCAGCAACGCGGCCCGGCACGCGATGATCGACGCGCACCTCCGCCGCGAGCTCGCCGCCGATCCGGATGCGACGGTTGTCATCATCGGCGCCGGCTTCGACACGCGCGCGTTCCGGCTCCAGGGCGGCCGCTGGTTCGAGTTCGACGAGCCCGAGATCCTAACCTACAAGGAAAGCCGGCTGCCCGCCGCGACGGCGCCGAACCCGCTGGTGCGGGTGCCGGTGAATTTCGTTCGCGAGTCGCTCGCCGGCAAGCTGGCAATTGTCGGACAGCCGTCGAACGTGCACGTGGTGATCGAGGGCGTGCTGATGTACCTCACCCGCGAGCAGAAGTCCGCCCTGTTGCAGACGCTGCAGTCACGGTTTCCGCATCACACCCTGCATTGCGACCTGATGCGAAGGAAGTTCTTCGAGAGCTACAGCCGCCCGATCCACGAAAAGATCATGGGGATGGGTGCGACGTTCACCGATCTGGTGGAGGAGCCCGAACGATTGTTCCTCGACGCCGGTTACACGCTGGTGGACCTGGCGTCCATACCGTTGTACGCCGTCGATCGGAAGAGCATCGGGATCCCCGCGTTCGTGGTCCGCTGGTTCCTGCAGACCCTGCGCGAGGGCTACAACATCGCCGTGTTCCGCCGGTAGATTGTCGGCGGACTACTCCGACCCGTCGGCGCGGCCAATCTCCACGTAGGTCTCACCGTCTTCGCGCGACACCCGGACCGTCCACGGGTTGCAGCACACTTCGCAGTCTTGGACGTAACTGCCGCGCACGTCCAGCTCGACGTAGATCTCGACTTCCTCGCCGCAGTACGGGCAGGTCACCAGGTGGGTGTCGTCCATCCGTTCAATTCTGCGTCATCTGTGTCATCTGCGGCTCTGAGTTGATTCTGCGGCATCCGTGGCGAATGTGGCCCGCATTTCGCATGGCATCAGCGTATGAAGTGGCAAGGTGGTCGTCGCAGTACCAACATTGAGGACCGCAGGGGACTGGGCGCCGGCGCAGTCGGTGGCGGCGGCATCGGCATGATCCTCATCGTGCTCATCGTGTCGTGGCTGACCGGCACCAACCCGCTGACCTTGCTCCAGGTCGTGGAACAGGCCAACCCCGAACAAGCGCAGTCGGTGCCCACTGGCGCGCCGAGCGGAGATCCGGCGGCGGAGTTCGTGGCCGTGGTGCTGGCCGATACCGAAGACACGTGGGCACGCGTCTTCCAGGCCGGCGGCCAGCGCTACCAGGCGCCGGTCCTCGTCCTGTTCGAAGACGCCGTGCAGTCGGCGTGCGGGTCGGCCTCCGCCTCGACCGGTCCGTTTTATTGCCCGGCCGACCAGAAGGTCTACCTGGATCTATCGTTCTTCCGCGAGCTCGATCGGCGCTTCGGCGCGCCCGGCGACTTCGCGCAGGCCTACGTGGTCGCCCACGAGATCGGTCATCACGTGCAGAACCTGCTGGGCATCAACCGCCAGGTGTCGCAGGCCCAGCGGCAGGGCAGCCGGACCAACGCCAACGCCCTGTCGGTGCAGATGGAACTGCAGGCCGACTGCTTCGCCGGCGTGTGGGGCCACCACGCGGCGCGCCGGGACACGCTGGATCCGGGCGACATTGAAGAAGGACTGGCGGCGGCCGCCGCCATTGGCGACGACCGCCTCACGGGTGGACGCGTGGCCCCTGACAGCTTCACGCACGGCACCTCCGAGCAGCGCGCGCGGTGGCTGCGCCAGGGGCTGGCGAGCGGCAGCATCGACGGCTGCGACACTTTCCGCGCGAACTCGCGCTAGGTCCGGATTCCCTCCGATTCCGGGCTTCGGTCTTCCTCCCCGGCGTAAGACCGTGGTCGAGGTAGAATGCGAAGACCCCGTAGACGGCGTACACGGGCGGAGGGACGAGTGCAAATTGAATGGGGGCTCGCGGCGGCGCTGATCGGTGCGCTGTCGACATTCGGCGTCTGGGCGTACTTCAGCCGCCGGCGCCTTGCGGTGAAGGCGGCCGAGATCGAGAAAGCGCTCGAGCTTCGGACCACCGAGCTGGAATCCGCACGCCTTCAACTGCAGCGCCTGAGCACCGACGACGCGCTCACGGCGGTGGCGAACCACGAGCAGTTTCTCGAGTTCCTGGAGCGGGAATGGCGGCGCGCGCGGCGTGATGGCTTGCCGCTGTCGCTGATCTTCGTGGACGTTGATCACTTCCGCTCCTACAACCGCCAGTTCGGCCGCAAGGCGGGCGACGAAATCCTCAAGCAGATCGGCCGCTGCCTGGCGGAGCTTGTCGGCCGGCCCGGCGACTTGGTGGCCCGCTACCACCGCGACGAGTTCGCACTGGTGCTCGCGTCCACCGACGGCCCTGGCGCGTTCAAGATCTCTGAAGAGGTCCGCGCCGCCATCTGCGCGTTGCAGTTGCCGGCGGCCAAAGAAGCGCCGGGGGAGGCGGTGACCGCCTCGGTGGCCACCGCCACGGCCGTGCCCCAGCGGGAGTCGGCGTGGGAAGAACTCGACCTGATCAAGGCGGCGCGCCACGCCCTGCGCGAAGCCCAGGCCAGCGGCGGCAACCGGGTGCTTCGCGCCAACCTGGGCCTGGCCGGCCCCCCCGAGCTCGTCACGCGGCGCTAGCATGCGGCTCGAACTGCCTCGGTGCACGGTCCGCCACTGGACCAGTGCCGACCTCGATGCCCTGGTCCGGCACGCCAATAACCGGAACGTGTCCGTCCACCTGAGGGATCGGTTTCCGTTCCCGTACGAGCTCGCCCACGCCCGCAAGTTCCTGGACTGGATCGTCGAACAGTCGTCGCCAACCGTCTGGGCCATCGAGGTCAACGGTGAGGCCACCGGCGGCATTGGCGTGGAACTGCATTCGGACGTCGAGCGCGTGTCGGCCGAGATTGGCTATTGGCTGGGAGAAGCCGCCTGGGGCCAGGGGATTGTGACCGAGGCGCTGCGGGCCGTCACCGCCGAAGCCTTCCAGCGGTTCGAACTGACCCGCATTTACGCGCTGCCGTTTGCCGACAACCGGGCCTCGGTCCGCGTGCTGGAAAAGGCCGGCTACACCCGTGAAGGCTACCTCCGCCAGAGCGCCATCAAGGACGGGAAGGTCCGCGACCAGTTGCTCTACGCCGCCTACAAATCTCTATGACCACGGCTTCGTCGAAGCCACCAGTTGGGCCGATGAGTACAAGCGCATCCTGAAGCTGTTTGCGGCCAACCTGAAGAAGTAGAATGACAGGCGTGACGACCGACTGCCTGGGGCTCGAGGAACTGGTGGCGCGGCTCGATCGATCGGTCGAGGCCGGCGACGCGGTCGCCATCACCGCCGCGGTGAAGGTGGACCTCGAGCAGATGCTGAGCGCCCGCGCGCTGACGCTGCCGGCGCGTTTCATCGCGGCCCGGCCCGACGGCTACGCCCGGCGCCTGTTGCATCGCGACCCGGCCGGGCGCTACACCGCCATTGTCATGACGTGGGGACCGGGGCAGGGCACCGCCGTGCACGACCATGGCGGCCTGTGGTGCGTCGAAGGCGTCGTTGACGGCGAGATTGCGGTGACGCAGTACCGCGTCGCGCCGGAAGCCGACGGTTTCTACCGCGTCACGCCGATTGGGGCATTGCTGGCGGGCACCGGCTCCGCGGGCTGCCTGATTCCGCCCACCGACCATCACGTGCTGGCCAACGCCCGGCCCTCGGCGGCGTCGATCACGCTGCACGTCTACGGCGGCGATCTCGACGACTGCAAGGTGTTCCTGCCGGCCACCCCCGACGGCCGCTACGCGGACGTCACCAAGTCCCTGTCATTTCACGCGTGACCGAGTTCATCGACCTCAATTTCCGCGGCAGCGATCGGGTGATTGCCGCCGCCGTGCTCACCGGCCCGGACGGCGTCACGCTGGTCGATCCCGGTCCGACGTCGTGCCTGCCGGCGCTCGAGGCCGGCCTGCGCGAGCGCGGGCTCACGCTGCGCGATGTCCGCGCGCTGCTGCTGACCCACATTCACCTCGACCACGCCGGCGCCGCCGGCACCATCGTCGAGCGCGTGCCGGCCATTCGCGTGCATGTGCACGAGCGTGGCGCGCCGCACATGGTGGATCCGGCGAAGCTGCTGGCCAGCGCCACGCGCCTCTACGGTGACCAGATGGACGCGCTGTGGGGGGCGTTTCTGCCGGTGCCCGTCGCCAGCGTCACGGTGCTGCAAGGCGGGGAGCGCCTGGCCGTCGCCGGCACCACCCTGCAGGTGGCCTATACGCCGGGGCACGCGAAGCATCACGTGAGCTACCTCGATGAGACCAGCGGCGTCGCCTACGTCGGCGACACCGGTGGCATCCGCGTGATCGGTGATTACCTGATTGCGCCAACACCGCCGCCGGACATCGATCTCGCGGCCTGGCGAGAGAGCCTGTCCGTGATCGAGGCCTGGCAGCCGGTCTCGCTGTTCCTCACGCACTTCGGCGCCGTGACCCCGGCGAAGGCGCACCTGGCGCGCTTCCGGGAGACCCTCACGGCCCAGGCCGAAGCGGTGCGTCACTCACTGACGGCGGGGAACACCGACGAGGAGCGGACGCGCGTGTTTGTCGAGCAGATGCGTCGAGAGGTCAGGAAGGCCATGCCCGAGCATGAAGCCCGGGCGATGGAACTGGCCGCGCCATTCGATCAGTTGTGGCAGGGCCTGGCGCGGTACTGGAGCAAGCAGCCGTAGTCAGACGGCGATGGCCTCGAGCGGCTCGGCCTGGGCCGCGATAACGGCCTGCGGTTCAACCAGAAAGCGAAGGGCGTAGCCGGACGGTGTTCCGGTGGAGCGCCGGCACGGCGCCACTCGCCAGACGGCGGAGAGCACGCGGCCCTCCCGTAGTCTCGAGGGCAGGGTCTCCACGCCGCGCGTCGAGCGCTCGATCTGCAGGTGGACCAGGCGGAAGAGCGGAATGGCCGCGCCCGCATCGCATTCCACGAACACCCCCGCCTCGCTGACGTCTCGCGTCACCACCGACGCGAAGCGGACCGCGCCCGAGGCGTCCTTCCAGATCAGCCGGGCCGGCAGTGCGATGGTCCGGCGTTCCGCCGACCGTTGGACGGTCCTTCCCGCCATGTTTCGTTTATCAGCCACGGGAAACTCCAGGGAAATTGATCACACGCGAAAAACAAGGGCTTGCAATGCACGGAATCACTCCAAGATCCACGCCGAATCTGTGCAGGTGGTCAGACTGTGGATGCTAGGCGGCTGATGGCGGCCAGTAACAGACTCTAGAGTGCCAAATGGCGCGAGTTGGGCAGTGAGGTGGTGGTTAGTAGGTATCCACCTATGCGTGCGACTGGCTACTTAG
The Vicinamibacterales bacterium genome window above contains:
- a CDS encoding class I SAM-dependent methyltransferase; the encoded protein is MANPISRTAYYTLGVRAADAAGANPMCGDTFAQRFMNDDAQRVWEEFKDFTPPNASNAARHAMIDAHLRRELAADPDATVVIIGAGFDTRAFRLQGGRWFEFDEPEILTYKESRLPAATAPNPLVRVPVNFVRESLAGKLAIVGQPSNVHVVIEGVLMYLTREQKSALLQTLQSRFPHHTLHCDLMRRKFFESYSRPIHEKIMGMGATFTDLVEEPERLFLDAGYTLVDLASIPLYAVDRKSIGIPAFVVRWFLQTLREGYNIAVFRR
- a CDS encoding CPXCG motif-containing cysteine-rich protein, with the protein product MDDTHLVTCPYCGEEVEIYVELDVRGSYVQDCEVCCNPWTVRVSREDGETYVEIGRADGSE
- a CDS encoding neutral zinc metallopeptidase; its protein translation is MKWQGGRRSTNIEDRRGLGAGAVGGGGIGMILIVLIVSWLTGTNPLTLLQVVEQANPEQAQSVPTGAPSGDPAAEFVAVVLADTEDTWARVFQAGGQRYQAPVLVLFEDAVQSACGSASASTGPFYCPADQKVYLDLSFFRELDRRFGAPGDFAQAYVVAHEIGHHVQNLLGINRQVSQAQRQGSRTNANALSVQMELQADCFAGVWGHHAARRDTLDPGDIEEGLAAAAAIGDDRLTGGRVAPDSFTHGTSEQRARWLRQGLASGSIDGCDTFRANSR
- a CDS encoding diguanylate cyclase yields the protein MQIEWGLAAALIGALSTFGVWAYFSRRRLAVKAAEIEKALELRTTELESARLQLQRLSTDDALTAVANHEQFLEFLEREWRRARRDGLPLSLIFVDVDHFRSYNRQFGRKAGDEILKQIGRCLAELVGRPGDLVARYHRDEFALVLASTDGPGAFKISEEVRAAICALQLPAAKEAPGEAVTASVATATAVPQRESAWEELDLIKAARHALREAQASGGNRVLRANLGLAGPPELVTRR
- a CDS encoding GNAT family protein; translation: MRLELPRCTVRHWTSADLDALVRHANNRNVSVHLRDRFPFPYELAHARKFLDWIVEQSSPTVWAIEVNGEATGGIGVELHSDVERVSAEIGYWLGEAAWGQGIVTEALRAVTAEAFQRFELTRIYALPFADNRASVRVLEKAGYTREGYLRQSAIKDGKVRDQLLYAAYKSL
- a CDS encoding cysteine dioxygenase family protein — its product is MTTDCLGLEELVARLDRSVEAGDAVAITAAVKVDLEQMLSARALTLPARFIAARPDGYARRLLHRDPAGRYTAIVMTWGPGQGTAVHDHGGLWCVEGVVDGEIAVTQYRVAPEADGFYRVTPIGALLAGTGSAGCLIPPTDHHVLANARPSAASITLHVYGGDLDDCKVFLPATPDGRYADVTKSLSFHA
- a CDS encoding MBL fold metallo-hydrolase, coding for MTEFIDLNFRGSDRVIAAAVLTGPDGVTLVDPGPTSCLPALEAGLRERGLTLRDVRALLLTHIHLDHAGAAGTIVERVPAIRVHVHERGAPHMVDPAKLLASATRLYGDQMDALWGAFLPVPVASVTVLQGGERLAVAGTTLQVAYTPGHAKHHVSYLDETSGVAYVGDTGGIRVIGDYLIAPTPPPDIDLAAWRESLSVIEAWQPVSLFLTHFGAVTPAKAHLARFRETLTAQAEAVRHSLTAGNTDEERTRVFVEQMRREVRKAMPEHEARAMELAAPFDQLWQGLARYWSKQP